One Terriglobales bacterium genomic window, CTCGGACAATGGCGTCCTTGAGCTTCAACACAACCTTTTTTCCTCAACATCCACAGCCTTACCTGATTGACAAATCTTTCAAGTGCCGCGCATCATACGCGCCGCAACGAGCCTGGATAGCTGGCGGCCCGATCACCGCCAGTGAAAGGGCGGTACTTCTCGGCCGCCCTTTCCAGGAAATTTGAAATTCGAGAAGGTCACACGGGAAGGTGACCGATGCCGAAGTGCGACACGTCCTCAGCCAGCGGAACTAGCAAAGCGTTTTCCATTGAAGCGTCGGAAAATGCGAAGCACCGTGTATCCGACGCACACTCGATTAAGACCTTAATCGATGCGCTGGAAGTGATGCACAAGAGCCCAGCTCTCGCCCGAATCCGGAAAGCTTTGTCCGAACATCGCGACGCACATCATAAAGGCTTCTTCTACATCTGCCCGGGATCACCTTGTTCGCAGTTTGAAGAGTACGTTAGGACATATGTTGAAGCTGCTCAGAATGAAATTGACGCTCCTGAAGCTGTTCAAAAGCTCGAGCAAGCAATCGAAAACCGAGCCCAACTATTGGCGGCCAGTAAGGCTAAGCATGCGGACGAGAGTAGCCATCCTATCAACTGGCTCGAATCACCCTTCGATCCTGTACGAGTGTGGAATGAAAAATATCCTGGGCTAGATTTCCATCGCGGTCCACATAAGAATGCAGATCCTGCAATCTCAGCCAAGTACTACGTGAGGTTCTGTGAAACCGGGAGTGAAGAAGTACTCTTTGACTTTATGGATGCACATCGCCTCGAGTTTGAGTGCTCTGGATGGGCTGTGAAAGCGCTCGGGAGAAGGTTGCTGGGACAGGAAGGACGGACACCCCACCAACCAGGAGCACTATTCCGAAAATGCTGGAAATACTTAAAACGGCAGGCAGGCCCACCTACAGTTCCCCAGGTTCCCCAGCTGTTCGTATTGGCTATAGCAGATACAGAAAACGCCAGATTCTCTAGAGACCATCGAACACATTTTGGCCAGGCTGCAATGTGGGTCACCAAAAAGCGTCGACCATCTAATTCTCTTGCGATGTTTCGGAAAGATTACCCTAATGCCTGCAAATGCACCGATGACATCGACTTTAAGTCACTCGAGGAAGCGGGTTGGAGATGTCAGGAGTGGTCTCGCGACGGCAACACGTACAAAGCCAACGTGCTGCAAGAATACGTCGGAATAGTGTGCGGCGTGTCTAGCAAAACGCTAAGAAATTGGCGTTCCCGTCTGAAAGGCACCAAACGCCGGGTTCAACGGACCAAATCAGCTCGCCATAGGTAACAATTCGTCATTCTCCTTCCTGAAGTTTTTTGCTGCCTTACTCCTCAATAGCATACGCCTGGCTGTGTTCCGGGTAGAGCTGCGTTCTAGCCTATATTCACGAGAAGCAGCAAGATTGCCGTAGCTAGGCGTTTCACGCACGCTAAAGCGTTGACCCCATCGGTTTCACGGAATTTCTATGCGTATACGTGTTTTCTCGCACGACTCCAATCCAGCCGTTGATCCTCCTCTGTGCCACAAGTCTGAAGCCTACGTTCTGGACCTCCTCAAGAAACTGCGGGCATTCCGCATTGACGACCGCTCGGTGCAGCTCTATCCCCCGGATGAGCACTCAGGTTGGGTACCGCGCGTGATCAATCGGCCGCGGCACTGGCAACCCATACGCGGCGTTTTGCAGTTTGTTGAGGGCGACATTGAGGGACGAAAGGGGAAATTTTCTTATCCGATTCCGGCATGCGGCGCGCGCACGCGTCCAGTGAACGTGTGGGAAATCAATGGCCGGCCACGGCCGGCATAGGAATTTATTTACGGAAGGAGGAAGAATGGAAATCAAAGACTTACGAAAGTTGGCCGATCTAACCCAGTTTCAACTCGCACAACGATCCGGCGTAAGCCGAATGAAGCTCAGCCTAGCCGAATGCGGCCAGCTTGAACTTAGATCCGAGGAGGAAACCGCAGTCCGCAAAGTGCTCTTGGACCACATTGCTAGCAGGGCAAACCAACTTAAGGGCGTGCTTTCCACCAAGGGACCTGCACTAGCAGTTTAAGTAGAACGCACTTTCAAGCCTAGCTTCTAACACAAAGGACAATCCCCATGTTTAGACGGCTCATTACCGCGTGCGCAGTGGTGTTTATGGCCGCAGCCTCGTTAGCTCAGGACCGTGGAACCATCATCCAGATCCAGAACGCCGGGACCACGATTGGGACATTCGTAAAATACCTGCGCCTGAACTGCGATGCGGGAAGTACCTGCACGCTATCCAGTGGGACAGTCAACATCACGGCAGCTGCGGGCGCGGCACCACGTATCGATCAGGTGACGGACCCCACGGCCAACAAGTCGTTTGACATGACGACCCGCACCCTGAACTTCAATTTCACCGGCGACTGGGGAGCGGGATTCGGCTACAGGCTTGTCTGGTGCCCGGCCGAGCTGCTGCCAGAGCGATCGCGCACGCTGTCTTTCAAGCGCTTCTCTGATCACATTAGCGCGCACCATCGCAATCTGAGTCGGTTACATTCCGCCGCGCGATCCAACCTTCTGATGAGGACCACACGGCTTTGCTCCTTGGGGATCCTATCTCCGGATCGGAGTTACCGTGAGTAATCCATGGAGTCCTTTTTATTGGCGCGATTACATCGGTGACACCGGGCACCTGTCCTTGGTGGAACACGGCGCCTATCTGCTACTCATGGCGCATTACTACATGACCGGTGCGCCTCTTCCTGCGAATGCAGAGCAATTGCATCGGATTTGCCGGGCGTTTGCGGCTGCAGAACGGGATGCATGTCAGTCGGTGCTCAATCAGTTTTTCAGTCGCGATGGCGATGTCTACCGAAATGCTCGCGCGGATGCAGAAATCAAAAAAGCAAAGAAAATCAGTGAGGTACGCTCAAACGCGGCGAAATCTCGGCATGCAAATGCTGATGCAAATGCACCCGCAAAAGCTGAGCAAATGCACACACAACCACAACCACAAGCACATAGACAACTGCAGAAACAAGGGGGAGCGGCTTCGCCGCAAATCGTCCCCTCTCAAGCAATTCCTCCGAATGTTCCAAGTGGAACGTCGGAACGAGTAGCCGAGGAATGTGCAACGCCCGAAGGGTTGACTCAGGTCGAGTATGGCCGCCGCCTGCTCGATGACCTAGGTCTTCCCGCATCCGGGAATCTCGTGGTGGTCGCGCAAACCATATCCGCGGATGCGAAGAAATTTGGTATCAGCAAAGCCGAGTCCTTTGAGGTCATTCGGCGCCAGGCTCTCAGCGATCAGGAAGCGGGGATCGAGATCAATCGGTTTTACTTCACGGATGCAAAATTTCGCACGAAAGCAGGACGGAATGGAAACAATCGAGCACAACAGCGACAAACTGACACTATCAACGCAGTCGAAGAAGCCAAAAGAATCATGGCTGATCGAGCAACTCGGACTGATAGCAGTGCGGCTGGGTGAGACCGTCACCGCGGAGCGGCTGGCGCTGTATGTCGATGATCTAGCCGACTTATCGCTGGAACAACTCGAGCGCGCATTGTGGCGAGCCCGCCGCGAACTGAATTTCTTCCCGAAGATCGCCGAGATTCGTGAACGGGCCGGCGCGGATCCGGAAGAATGCCAGGACGCAGAAGCGCACAGAGCCTGGGGTGTAGTGGTGCTTTATTCAGATAAGTGGGTCCATGCTGATCCACAGGGCTGCTACGTACCACAGCAAGGTTGCCGCTCAGGCCAACCTCCGCAACTAGATCAGCGCACTCTTGACTGCGTCCGCCTTCTCGGCGGATGGAAACGGCTCAAAACTGCCAGTGAAGATGACGTCCCATTCCTAAAGAAGGATTTCATCGAGGAGTACAAGCGCTGGGATGCCGTTGCCCGCATTGACATCGCACACCTGATTGAAGCGGTTCCGGAGGTTAAGCGACTAGTTGCCAAACCGATTAACCTGCCAACACCTGCAGCGCCACAAGAACAGCGTCAGAGGTCGAAGATCAAACCGGTGGACGAGCCACTAACCCCGGTGCAGATCCGCGATCGTCGCGAAATGCTTCGTCAGCAAGCCATCGTCGCAGCGGCACGATTTCGAAAAATGGGTGACGGTGTTCCAGAAACCCAGAGCTCTGTGGCAAACCCAAGTTGTTGTGATTAGGTAGTCGAAACACGATGGCCAATGCGTTCGACAAACAAATGATCTCGGAACACAAAAGCGGGGACCCACAGCCAGAATGGCTCGATCTCAAAGCCCTTCGGCGCTATGCCTGCATCTCGGAGCACACCCTCCGCGACTGGATTCATCGCGTAGTCGATCCGTTGCCGGCCGTCCGAGTGGGAACTAAAATTTTGATCCGCCGTAGCGTTTTCGATCGTTGGTTGG contains:
- a CDS encoding helix-turn-helix domain-containing protein encodes the protein MANAFDKQMISEHKSGDPQPEWLDLKALRRYACISEHTLRDWIHRVVDPLPAVRVGTKILIRRSVFDRWLEAHQVKTVDVQCIVEDLVSGVMERV
- a CDS encoding YdaU family protein: MSNPWSPFYWRDYIGDTGHLSLVEHGAYLLLMAHYYMTGAPLPANAEQLHRICRAFAAAERDACQSVLNQFFSRDGDVYRNARADAEIKKAKKISEVRSNAAKSRHANADANAPAKAEQMHTQPQPQAHRQLQKQGGAASPQIVPSQAIPPNVPSGTSERVAEECATPEGLTQVEYGRRLLDDLGLPASGNLVVVAQTISADAKKFGISKAESFEVIRRQALSDQEAGIEINRFYFTDAKFRTKAGRNGNNRAQQRQTDTINAVEEAKRIMADRATRTDSSAAG